The Arthrobacter sp. PM3 genome contains the following window.
ATCATCGAGTCGCCAGCGACCTTGAGCATGAAGAGTTCGCCGTGTCCGACCAGCTGCCGGGGCAGGGGCATGACGTCCTCCACCACCTGGTCCGCGAGGATCGGGCCGCCGGCGGCGATGCGCCCCACAAACGGCACCATAGCTGTGTCCGTGGCGCTGGCGAGCTCGGTCACGGACAGGCCTCCGACGGCGCGGAGTCCGCTGGACTTTTCGACGCCGGAAATCGCAGTGGTCCCCTCATCGAGGGTCAGCGGCATGAGTACTTCCATGGCCCGCGGCCGCTTCGGGTCCCGCCGCAGGTAGCCGAGCTTCTCCAGTTGGGAGAGCTGGTGCGTGACGCTGGACAGGCTGGCCAGGCCGACCGTATCGCCGATTTCGCGCATGGACGGCGGGTAGCCGTTGTCCGTGACGGACCGCTGGATGGTTTCCAGGATCTTTTTCTGCCGGACGGTGAGGCTCTTGGGTGCCCGGGCAGGCTGGGAGTTCCGTGGGGTGGCCCTGCCGCCGGTGGCTTGTGCTGCCATGTTCGCCAACGCCTTTCCTTGCCGCGCGGCTGCCGTGGCGGCTGCGGCGCGGGAACTTCCGGCCTGAAATGTCAGACCCTCCTGATCGACTACCGGTGAACAAGTTCACAGGTGGTCCTTTCCCTCAAAACTAGGCCAGCTGCAGGGCTTTTTCAAACATTTGTTCTAGCGAGTCTCGACATCGTTCGTCACTAAGTGCTAAAACAGAACAAGCGGGATTCGAATATGTGTTCGATTTAAGGATTCGGGGGCCGGGCCCGTCGTTCGGCTCTATGTTCGAAGATCGTTATCCGAGGTTCTTTGTTCGAAGTTTTGTCGGAAAGTTTGGCCGGTTGGCGAGTAGGTGGAGTACGCCGGGCGGCACCGTATGGTCCAGGAGGGCACAGTTCATGTCAGCAGCAAACGCGATTCACGGCACTTTTGATCACCGCATTTCGAACCGCAACGCCCCCGCCCGGCCCAAGGTCGCTGCCGGGCGGGACGTCGTTGCCCCGCAGGGCGTCACTGGCCGGCGGCAGCAGGCACCGTTGCGGCTCACCCGGCGCGGACGGTTCGTGTTCTTCGGTCTGCCCCTGATCCTGCTGGCCGGGCTCGTCCTGTCGTTCAGCGGATTCATCAACGCGCCCGCGAAGGCGGCAGACGCCGCGGACCAGCTCTCGGCGACCCCAGCACTCTCCGTCACCGTCCAGCCGGGAGAATCCCTGTGGGCCATTGCCGGATCCGTCGCGCCGGAGCGCGATCCCCGTGACGTCGTGGCGGATATCGTGCAGCTGAACAACCTCGGCGATGCGCGTGTAATGCCCGGCCAGCAGCTCTTCGTCCCGACCAGGTAGCGGCCGCCCAGGGAGGCAGCCGCCTGCCGTCCCGGGCGTCACAGTTTCAGCGCCCGTCCCGCAACCACTTAAACTGGACAAGTGACTGACGTGACTGACCAGCTTGAGCGCCTCAACCGACTGCCCCTGCGGACCAACCTTCGCGGCCTGCGCCCGTATGGCGCGCCACAGCTGGACGTCCCCATCCTCCTCAACGTCAACGAGAACACCCATGGCGTCCCGGCCGATGTCCGTGCGGCAATTACCGAAGCCGTCAGCGCTGCCGCCACCGGGCTGAACCGCTACCCGGACCGGGAGTTCACCGAATTGCGTGAGGCCCTCGCCGAATACCTGGGCCATGGCCTGGATGCGGACAATATCTGGGCCGCGAACGGCTCGAACGAAGTCCTCCAGCAAATCCTCCAGGCGTTCGGGGGCCCCGGCCGGACCGCCCTCGGATTCCCTCCCACGTATTCGATGTACCCGCTGCTGGCCTCCGGCACGGACACTGCGTACATCACCGGCGCCCGCGCGGAAGACTACGGCCTCAGCGCGGAATCGGCGGCCCGCCAGGTTCGGGAACTGCAGCCGAACATCGTCTTCCTGTGCTCGCCGAACAACCCCACCGGCACCGGCCTGGGGCTTGACGTCGTCGAGGCCGTTTACGACGCCGGTGAGGCCAGCCAGACAATCGTGATCGTCGACGAGGCCTACCACGAGTTCGCCCACGACGGCACGCCCAGCGCGCTCACCCTGCTGCCGGGCCGCGAGCGGCTCATCGTCTCGCGCACCATGAGCAAAGCGTTTGCCCTCGCCGGGGCGCGCCTCGGATACATGGCCGCGGCGCCGGAAGTCGCCGACGCCCTGCGCCTGGTCCGCCTGCCGTACCACCTCTCGGCCATCACCCAGGCCACCGCCCTGGCTGCTCTGCAGCACCGAGTGGCGCTCATGGCGGACGTTGAGGACATCAAGCGCCAGCGGGACCGGATTGTCTCCGAACTCACCCGCATGGGCCTCAAGCCCGCGGCTTCCGATTCGAACTACGTGTTCTTCGGCGGTCTCAAGAACCCTCACAACGTCTGGCAGGGCCTCCTGGACGCCGGGGTCCTCATCCGTGACGTCGGCATCCCGGGGCACCTGCGGGTCACTGCGGGCACTGAGACGGAAACCACAGCGTTCCTTGAGGCCCTTGAGCGCATCCTGACCAGCAACTCAACACGGCAGGCCTAAACTTGACGGGGGAGCCCGGAGCGCCCCGCCAGGTTGCCGGCACCCTGCCGTCTTTGAATTGCCGCATTTCAATCGCCGACTTCCGCCGGCCGTCTTCCAAAGGACACATGTACATGAGCAACATCGGAGCCACAGCTGTCGAGACCCGGACCGCACGCATGGAACGGACCACCAGCGAGTCGTCCGTCCTGGTCGAGATCAACCTGGACGGAACCGGGGTCTCCGACATCAGCACCTCGGTGCCGTTCTATGACCACATGCTCACGGCCCTGAGCAAGCACTCCCTCATTGACATGACCGTCAAGGCCACCGGCGACACCCACATCGACGTCCACCACACCGTCGAGGACGTTGCCATCACCTTCGGCGAGGTCCTGAAGACCGCCCTGGGCAACAAGGCCGGAATCCGCCGCTTCGGCGAGGCGACCGTACCCCTGGATGAAGCCTTGGCCCAGGCCGTCGTCGACGTCTCGGGCCGGCCGTACCTGGTCCACGCAGGGGAGCCTGCCGGCCAGGAATACCACCTGATCGGCGGCCACTTCACGGGCTCCCTGACCCGCCACGTCTTCGAGGCGATCACGCTCCACGCCGGAATCTGCCTCCACATGAATGTCACCGCCGGACGGGACCCGCACCACATCGTCGAGGCCCAGTTCAAGGCCTTTGCCCGCGCCCTGCGCGCCGCCGTCGAGCCCGATCCCCGGGTCGAGGGCATCCCGTCCACTAAGGGCGCCCTGTGACCGGGCCGATCCTCCGCGACGGGGCCATCATTGACCCCTCGGCAGGCGCCCGGCCGGCATCTCCGGCGGGCAAGCCCACCGTCACGGTCCTGGACTACGGCTCCGGAAACGTCCGGTCCGCGGTCCGCGCGCTGGAGCGGGCCGGCGCGGAAGTCATCCTCAGCTCCAAGCCGGAGGATGTCCTGAACGCCGACGGCCTCGTGGTTCCCGGCGTCGGCGCCTTCGAAACCGTCATGCGCGAACTCAAGTCCGTGGACGCCATCCGCCTGATCGGCCGCCGGGTCGCCGGCGGACGCCCAGTGCTGGCCATCTGCGTCGGCCTCCAGGTGCTCTTCGAGGCCGGCGTCGAACACGGCACGGAAGCCGAAGGCATGGGGGAGTGGCCCGGCAAGGTGGAGCTGCTGCCCGCCGATGTCGTGCCGCACATGGGCTGGAACACCGTCTCCGTCCCGGAAGGGTCCACGCTGTTCGCCGGCGTCGAGGACGAGCGCTTCTACTTCGTGCACTCCTACGGCGTCCAGCACTGGGACTTCGACGTCATCCAGCCGCGCATGGCCGCGCCCCTGGTGACCTGGTCCGAGCACGGCGCCCCGTTCATCGCGGCCGTGGAAAACGGCCCGCTCTGCGCCACGCAGTTCCACCCGGAGAAGTCGGGCGACGCCGGCGCGCGGCTGCTGCGCAACTGGGTCGGGAGCCTGCGTCCGGCCGGTCCCAACGCCGCAGCCCCGGGACAGACCGCCTAGATGTGGTCCCTGGTGCTCATGGGCCTCGCCGGCCTGCTCGTTGGCGGGGCAATCTCCTTCCGGCAGCAGAAAAGTCCGCGCTGGGTGCAGATCGTGTTCTACATCCTGGCCGGCATGTCACTGCTGGCCGCCTATCTCCTGACCCTGCCGGCGTCCTGACAGCCCGCCGCTCCCCATCACCCATCCCCAAGCTGAGGACTCCACGATGACCACCGAAACCCCGTTGCCCGTACTCGAGCTCCTGCCCGCCGTCGACGTCGTCAACGGGCAGGCCGTCCGGCTCGTGCAGGGCGAAGCCGGCAGCGAGACCAGCTACGGCACCCCGCTGGAGGCGGCCCTGAACTGGCAGCAGCAGGGGGCCGAATGGGTGCACTTGGTGGACCTCGACGCCGCCTTCGGCCGGGGCTCCAACGCGGAACTGCTCCGCGAAGTCGTGGGGCGCCTGGACATCAAGGTCGAGCTCTCCGGCGGCCTGCGTGACGACGAGTCCCTCGAGAAGGCGCTCGACCTCGGCGTCGCCCGCGTGAACCTGGGCACCGCGGCCTTGGAGAACCCCGAATGGACGGCCCGGGTGATCGACCGCTTCGGCGACAAGATCGCCGTCGGACTGGACGTCCGCGGCACCACCCTGGCCGGCCGCGGCTGGACGAAGGAAGGCGGGGACCTCTGGGAGGTGCTCGGCCGCCTGGAGGATGCCGGCTGTGCCCGGTACGTCGTCACCGACGTCACCAAGGACGGCACGCTCCAGGGCCCCAACGTCGAACTGCTGCGCCAGATGGTCGAGAAGACGGGCAAGCCCGTGGTCGCCTCCGGCGGCATTTCCAGCCTCGTGGACCTGCAGGTCCTACGTTCCCTGGTGCCGCTCGGCGTTGAAGGGGCCATCGTCGGCAAGGCCCTTTACAACGGCAACTTCACCCTGCCCCAGGCCCTTGACGTCGCCGGCCGCCGCTAGGCGGTCCCCGGTCATGACGCCCACCCACGAGCCCGGCGACTCCGAGGCCAGCCCGGACCCAGCCCAGCCGGGCACAGCCCAGCCGGACACGGGCGCAGCTCCCGTCCGGCACCTGCCAGGACACATCGCGGCGGCCCTCGCCGGCGCCGGCGGCCCGACCGACTCCGCCGGTCAACCGTGGGCAGGACGCAGCCTGGCCGGGGATGACGCGAAGATCCACAATTTCGAGGACGACGACGGTGCCGCCGACGCCGGCTATCTGGCCGCCGTGGCCCGGCTCGCCGACGGCGCGGGCGACGAAGCCGCCGTCGTGGCCGCGCTGGCCACCGCCCGGGTCTTCGTGCCCATCCTCGCCCAGCTCGCCGAGGAGGGCGAAGGCGCCGGCGGCCTCCATGCAGACAAGCAGGCCGACATGGCCCTGGTCACGCTCAAGGCCCCGGACGGGCGCACGGCCATGCCCGTCTTCACCTCGGCGGCGGCGCTGGAGGCCTGGCACCCTGACGCCCGGCCCGTCGCCGTCTACGCGGCCCGGGCGGCCCTTTCCGCCGTCGCGGAGGGTGCCGAACTGCTGGTGCTGGACCCTGGCGCCGACGTGACGTTCGTCGTGCGCCGGCCGGCCGTCTGGGCCCTTGCCCGGCAGCAGGAGTGGACGCC
Protein-coding sequences here:
- the lexA gene encoding transcriptional repressor LexA encodes the protein MAAQATGGRATPRNSQPARAPKSLTVRQKKILETIQRSVTDNGYPPSMREIGDTVGLASLSSVTHQLSQLEKLGYLRRDPKRPRAMEVLMPLTLDEGTTAISGVEKSSGLRAVGGLSVTELASATDTAMVPFVGRIAAGGPILADQVVEDVMPLPRQLVGHGELFMLKVAGDSMIDAAICDGDWVVVRRQGDAVNGDIVAALLDDEATVKTFRQRDGHTWLLPQNTQYEPILGDHAVIMGKVVSVLRSL
- a CDS encoding LysM peptidoglycan-binding domain-containing protein, whose protein sequence is MSAANAIHGTFDHRISNRNAPARPKVAAGRDVVAPQGVTGRRQQAPLRLTRRGRFVFFGLPLILLAGLVLSFSGFINAPAKAADAADQLSATPALSVTVQPGESLWAIAGSVAPERDPRDVVADIVQLNNLGDARVMPGQQLFVPTR
- a CDS encoding histidinol-phosphate transaminase, encoding MTDQLERLNRLPLRTNLRGLRPYGAPQLDVPILLNVNENTHGVPADVRAAITEAVSAAATGLNRYPDREFTELREALAEYLGHGLDADNIWAANGSNEVLQQILQAFGGPGRTALGFPPTYSMYPLLASGTDTAYITGARAEDYGLSAESAARQVRELQPNIVFLCSPNNPTGTGLGLDVVEAVYDAGEASQTIVIVDEAYHEFAHDGTPSALTLLPGRERLIVSRTMSKAFALAGARLGYMAAAPEVADALRLVRLPYHLSAITQATALAALQHRVALMADVEDIKRQRDRIVSELTRMGLKPAASDSNYVFFGGLKNPHNVWQGLLDAGVLIRDVGIPGHLRVTAGTETETTAFLEALERILTSNSTRQA
- the hisB gene encoding imidazoleglycerol-phosphate dehydratase HisB; this encodes MSNIGATAVETRTARMERTTSESSVLVEINLDGTGVSDISTSVPFYDHMLTALSKHSLIDMTVKATGDTHIDVHHTVEDVAITFGEVLKTALGNKAGIRRFGEATVPLDEALAQAVVDVSGRPYLVHAGEPAGQEYHLIGGHFTGSLTRHVFEAITLHAGICLHMNVTAGRDPHHIVEAQFKAFARALRAAVEPDPRVEGIPSTKGAL
- the hisH gene encoding imidazole glycerol phosphate synthase subunit HisH is translated as MTGPILRDGAIIDPSAGARPASPAGKPTVTVLDYGSGNVRSAVRALERAGAEVILSSKPEDVLNADGLVVPGVGAFETVMRELKSVDAIRLIGRRVAGGRPVLAICVGLQVLFEAGVEHGTEAEGMGEWPGKVELLPADVVPHMGWNTVSVPEGSTLFAGVEDERFYFVHSYGVQHWDFDVIQPRMAAPLVTWSEHGAPFIAAVENGPLCATQFHPEKSGDAGARLLRNWVGSLRPAGPNAAAPGQTA
- the priA gene encoding bifunctional 1-(5-phosphoribosyl)-5-((5-phosphoribosylamino)methylideneamino)imidazole-4-carboxamide isomerase/phosphoribosylanthranilate isomerase PriA produces the protein MTTETPLPVLELLPAVDVVNGQAVRLVQGEAGSETSYGTPLEAALNWQQQGAEWVHLVDLDAAFGRGSNAELLREVVGRLDIKVELSGGLRDDESLEKALDLGVARVNLGTAALENPEWTARVIDRFGDKIAVGLDVRGTTLAGRGWTKEGGDLWEVLGRLEDAGCARYVVTDVTKDGTLQGPNVELLRQMVEKTGKPVVASGGISSLVDLQVLRSLVPLGVEGAIVGKALYNGNFTLPQALDVAGRR
- a CDS encoding SseB family protein; its protein translation is MTPTHEPGDSEASPDPAQPGTAQPDTGAAPVRHLPGHIAAALAGAGGPTDSAGQPWAGRSLAGDDAKIHNFEDDDGAADAGYLAAVARLADGAGDEAAVVAALATARVFVPILAQLAEEGEGAGGLHADKQADMALVTLKAPDGRTAMPVFTSAAALEAWHPDARPVAVYAARAALSAVAEGAELLVLDPGADVTFVVRRPAVWALARQQEWTPSYADPELAQAVGESAVGFPAVRRVEIHPGGGIASATADGRRLPGGGAGPELRVVLYLEDGLDAAGVQSIVAGLNDGWARNELFAERVDSIEVKLQRAAP